CTTAAAAGGGGACGAGCTGGTTTACGATTTATATACAGGCGCTGGTACAATTGCCAACTTCGTAGCGAAAACAGCTCGCGAAGTTGTAGGTGTTGAATATGTGCCTACAGCGATCCAGGATGCGAAGGTCAACTCGGCAATCAATGGTATCGACAATACGAAGTTCTATGCTGGGGATATGAAGGATGTTTTAACGAGCGATTTCATCAAGGAGCACGGCAAGCCGGATGTAGTGATCACGGATCCTCCGCGCGCGGGTATGCATGCCGATGTGGTGGAGCGTATTCTGGAAATGGAAAGTGAGAAGGTGGTTTATGTAAGCTGTAATGCAGCTACGCAGGCTCGTGATTTGGAAATGCTGCAAAGCAAATATGAAGTAGCGAGAATAAAACCCGTAGATATGTTCCCTCATACACAACATGTGGAGAACGTGGTCTTATTAAAACTGAAGAAATAATGGATTTACAAGATTTACTAAATAAGCCGGAAGGTGAGGGGCAAGCTCCGAAAGGAAAGAGCCCTCTAGTTAGTTTGAAAGCAGATTTAGATTTCTATAAGGAAGCTATTCAAGAGGTTTCCGTGGAGCTGATGGCAGAGGGATATACCGTGTTCCCTATTTTTGTGGCACACCAGCATGAAGTGGATTTGGGTGAGGTGATTCTGGATCGTAATGAATTGAATGCCGCTTGGACTATTCACGCTAGCTCGCTGGAAGAGTTTATTGAAAAGGGCCTGATTGACGAAGATAGGCGCGGCTATTTTGAGAAAAGTTTCAAGCCGGCGAATGAATTTATGTGTTTATTCGTGATCGTTCCGGAGGGTGCAAACTTCGTTTTTTATCCATATTAACGCTATCTTTTTTAAACTTTTTAACATTTGTCAGTCTAAACTATTGCTACCTTTAGCATATTCTATGCATTATAAAATAAAAAATATAGTCCTTTTAAGTCTATTGCTATGCTTAGGCTGTGCTTTCTCGTTACACGCGCAGGAGGCAGGGTCTATTTCTGGTTTAGTATTGGAGAAAGGCACGAGTACTCGGATTAGCGATGTCAATGTGAATAACCTAAAGAACGGACAATCGGCTCGCACGAATGCATATGGTGTATTTACCATTTTCGCAGCAGTTGGCGACACGCTGTCGTTCAATAAAGTGGGCTACGGTCCGGTAAAGACAGTCGTTAGGACCTTGGAAGATATTCTAGTGGATTTGCAGTCCGGATTGACCATTGAAACGGTTGTTGTTACCCGTACCTCGAAGGAAGCGGAATTGCGTGGTTATTTGGACGAGTATAGAAAAAAGGGTGTTTACAACAATGGACAGAATAAATTCGGAACCTACCTAGCAAGTCCTGCAACAGCACTTTATAATCTGTTTGGTCAGGAAGCAAAGAATGCGAAGCGTTTTGAGAAATATATGCATCAAGAGCTGGAAGCAACTAAAGTAGATCGGATTTTTAATAAAACTTTGGTCACGCAATTGACCAAGTTGGAGGGGGAAGAGCTACAGTCCTTTATGGATCTTTATCGCCCTTCGTATAGTACTGCACAATATTGGGGTCAGTATGATATTATGAGCTACATTACGAGGTCCTTTAAATCTTGGGATGAGCAGGGAAGACCAAAATCCCAACGACTTCCAAAGTTAGAAATTCCAGAGCAGCAAAAATAACACGCTGATTTTTAGCAAATTATAGTGTATTGGTTTTGGTGAAATGCATTTTGGCATTGGCTTTGCAAATTCATTTCTTATTGAAACAATTAAAGGTATTAAGATAAAATTAGTGATTATGAAAATGAATAAAAGATTAGCGGTATACGGATTAACAGTTGCAACTTCAGCGATGATGTTTGCAAGTTGTTCAACTATCCAAAATACAAGTAGCACAACAAAAGGTGCCGTAGTTGGTACGGCTGCAGGTGGTGCTATTGGAGCATTGATCGGTGGTAAAGCTGGTAACACAGCAGTTGGTGCTATCGCTGGTGCGGTTATCGGTGGTGCTGCAGGTACATTGATCGGTAAGAAAATGGACAAGCAAGCCAAAGAAATAGAGAACACTGTTGCTGGTGCTGAAGTAGAACAGGTTGGTGAAGGTATTTTGGTTAAATTTGATTCGGGAATCTTATTCGATTTCAATAGTACTGCGTTGAAAGCTAGCGCAAAAGAAAATATTGCGAAATTAGTAGAGACATTAAATAAAGAGCCGGATACTGAAATCTTAGTTTTAGGACACACAGATAACGTAGGTACGCTTCAGGCTAACCAGAAAGTATCTGATGGACGTGCGGCATCAGTGAAATCATACGCTGTATCTCAAGGTTTAGCGAGTGGACGTATCAAAACTGAAGGAAAGAACTACTCGGAGCCAATAGCATCGAACGATACAGAAGCTGGTAGAGCAGAAAACCGTCGCGTTGAGATCGTTATTGTAGCGAGCAAAAAAATGCAACAAGAGGCTAAGCAAGAAGCTGGTCAATAAGAACAACAGTATAAATAGATAGAAAAGGCGTATCATTTGATGCGCCTTTTCGCGTTTGGCTTTTTTTGTTAAATTTTAGTCAACTGCTGACAAACTGTCATTTCTTTTGGTTTTTATTACTAACTTTGTAGTCTTTGAAAATTGACTATGCTAGAGTTATCACATACAACTAAAACACACGATGAGACGCGCCAAGGAGAGGCTTTGGAGTTGGTGCCTACCGGAATGTCCAATGGTCGTAAGCTTTATATCGAAAGCTACGGATGCCAGATGAACTTTTCGGACAGTGAGATTGTTGCTTCTATCCTAATGGAAAAAGGGTATGAAACAACGCGTGATTATAGGGATGCGGACGTGGTGTTTATCAACACATGTTCGATTCGCGAGAATGCGGAGACCCGCGTTCGTAATCGTCTGAAAGAGTTTGAGTCAGCGAAGGCAAAGAATCCGGGTATGGTCGTTGGTGTGTTGGGCTGTATGGCAGAGCGTTTGAAAGCTAAGTTCTTGGAAGAAGAGAAATTGGTTGACGTGGTGGTGGGACCGGACGCGTACAGAGATCTTCCGAATCTGATTGATAAGGTTGACGAAGGTGGTCGTGCGGTAAATGTTTTGTTATCTCGTGAGGAAACATATGCTGATATCAGTCCGGTTCGTTTGAATTCGAATGGTATCTCGGCTTTCATTTCTATCATGCGTGGTTGTGATAATATGTGTTCATTCTGTGTTGTGCCTTTTACGAGAGGTCGCGAGCGCAGTAGAGATGCGGAATCTATCGTCAAAGAAGCACAGGGATTGTTTGACGCCGGATACAAAGAAGTAACCTTATTGGGTCAAAACGTTGACTCGTATAAATATACGCCTGCCGTTGCGGAAGGCGAAGAGCCTAAGCCTACTGTAAACTTTGCACAGTTATTAGCTTTAGTTGCAGAGGTGAGTCCGGAGTTGCGCATTAGATTCTCTACGTCGCATCCGAAGGATATTACAGATGAGGTGCTTCATACGATGGCACGCTATGATAATATTTGTAAGTATATCCACTTGCCAGTACAGTCTGGAAACTCTAGAGTATTGGAGCTGATGAACAGAACATACGACAGAGAATGGTATATGGAACGCGTAGATGCAATCCGTCGTATCATCCCTAGCTGTGGTATTTCTACCGATGTGATTACCGGTTTCTGTACAGAGACGGAGGAAGAGCATCAGGAAACCTTGTCGATGATGGAATATGTGAAATATGACTTCGCTTATATGTTCGCTTATTCGGAAAGACCAGGTACATTGGCGGCAAAGCGCTATGAGGACGATATCCCGGAAGAGGTGAAAAAGCGCCGCTTGACGGAAGTTGTCGATCTTCAGCGCGAGCATAGTTTATATCGCGTGCAGAACTTTGTGGGCAAAGTTCATCGTGTGTTGATCGAAGGATTCTCTA
The DNA window shown above is from Sphingobacterium hotanense and carries:
- the miaB gene encoding tRNA (N6-isopentenyl adenosine(37)-C2)-methylthiotransferase MiaB; amino-acid sequence: MLELSHTTKTHDETRQGEALELVPTGMSNGRKLYIESYGCQMNFSDSEIVASILMEKGYETTRDYRDADVVFINTCSIRENAETRVRNRLKEFESAKAKNPGMVVGVLGCMAERLKAKFLEEEKLVDVVVGPDAYRDLPNLIDKVDEGGRAVNVLLSREETYADISPVRLNSNGISAFISIMRGCDNMCSFCVVPFTRGRERSRDAESIVKEAQGLFDAGYKEVTLLGQNVDSYKYTPAVAEGEEPKPTVNFAQLLALVAEVSPELRIRFSTSHPKDITDEVLHTMARYDNICKYIHLPVQSGNSRVLELMNRTYDREWYMERVDAIRRIIPSCGISTDVITGFCTETEEEHQETLSMMEYVKYDFAYMFAYSERPGTLAAKRYEDDIPEEVKKRRLTEVVDLQREHSLYRVQNFVGKVHRVLIEGFSKRSDKDYCGRNDQNTMVVFPVDERYNVGDYVNVLGESCTSATLIGKIVD
- a CDS encoding OmpA family protein, yielding MNKRLAVYGLTVATSAMMFASCSTIQNTSSTTKGAVVGTAAGGAIGALIGGKAGNTAVGAIAGAVIGGAAGTLIGKKMDKQAKEIENTVAGAEVEQVGEGILVKFDSGILFDFNSTALKASAKENIAKLVETLNKEPDTEILVLGHTDNVGTLQANQKVSDGRAASVKSYAVSQGLASGRIKTEGKNYSEPIASNDTEAGRAENRRVEIVIVASKKMQQEAKQEAGQ